Proteins from a genomic interval of Zingiber officinale cultivar Zhangliang chromosome 1B, Zo_v1.1, whole genome shotgun sequence:
- the LOC121985810 gene encoding probable pectate lyase 8 isoform X1, whose translation MGRRLSFLVLGLFVLLIGDTVCASRAGAVAPTSRGLRASAAYESSLTAKSVAERQAVVGAVDDPDLVASEVHIMIQNSTARRILGYLSCSTGNPIDDCWRCDPEWHQNRKRLADCGIGFGRNALGGRDGEVYVVTDPGDDDPVNPRPGTLRYAVIQEEPLWIVFERDMVITLTQELIMNSFKTIDGRGANVHIANGACVTIQFVTNIIIHGLHIHDCKPTGNAMVRSSPSHYGWRTMADGDGVSIFGASHIWVDHNSLSNCADGLVDAVMGSTAITISNNYLTHHNEVMLLGHSDSYARDKIMQVTIAYNHFGEGLIQRMPRCRHGYFHVVNNDYTHWEMYAIGGSADPTINSQGNRYLAPTNRFAKEVTKRVDTDSSVWKSWNWRSEGDMLLNGAYFTPSGAGASASYAKASSLGAKSSSMVGSVTVDAGALRCRKGVQC comes from the exons ATGGGACGCCGCCTATCGTTCCTGGTTCTCGGGCTCTTCGTGCTCCTAATTGGTGACACCGTCTGCGCCTCAAG GGCTGGAGCAGTGGCGCCGACCTCTAGGGGCCTGAGAGCTTCTGCAGCTTACGAGTCGTCTCTCACAGCAAAGAG TGTCGCCGAGCGTCAAGCGGTGGTGGGAGCGGTCGACGATCCGGACCTGGTCGCGTCTGAGGTACACAT AATGATACAGAACAGCACAGCTCGCCGCATCCTCGGTTACTTGTCGTGCTCCACTGGCAACCCCATCGACGACTGCTGGCGCTGTGACCCGGAATGGCATCAAAACCGTAAGCGCTTGGCCGATTGCGGGATCGGCTTTGGTCGCAACGCGCTCGGCGGTCGCGACGGTGAGGTCTACGTAGTGACCGACCCCGGGGACGACGACCCTGTGAACCCGCGGCCGGGCACCCTCCGCTACGCCGTCATCCAAGAGGAGCCCCTCTGGATCGTGTTTGAGCGCGACATGGTGATCACCCTCACTCAGGAGCTCATCATGAACAGCTTCAAGACCATCGACGGGCGCGGCGCCAACGTGCACATCGCCAATGGCGCCTGCGTCACCATCCAGTTTGTTACCAACATCATCATTCATGGCCTCCACATCCACGACTGTAAGCCCACCGGCAACGCTATGGTCCGTAGCTCCCCCTCCCACTACGGCTGGCGCACCATGGCCGACGGCGACGGGGTGTCCATCTTCGGGGCCAGCCACATCTGGGTCGACCACAACTCTCTCTCCAACTGCGCCGATGGCCTTGTCGACGCCGTTATGGGTTCCACTGCCATTACCATATCGAACAATTACCTGACCCACCATAACGAG GTGATGCTGTTGGGTCATAGTGATTCTTATGCGAGGGACAAAATTATGCAAGTTACCATCGCCTACAACCATTTTGGAGAAGGTTTAATTCAGAGAATGCCAAG GTGCAGGCACGGCTACTTCCATGTGGTGAACAATGACTACACGCACTGGGAGATGTATGCCATTGGTGGCAGTGCTGATCCGACCATTAACAGCCAAGGCAACAGATACCTTGCTCCGACCAACCGTTTCGCTAAGGAG GTAACCAAGAGAGTTGATACAGATTCAAGTGTGTGGAAGAGTTGGAACTGGAGATCAGAGGGCGACATGCTGCTGAATGGAGCCTACTTCACCCCCTCCGGGGCTGGAGCCTCTGCGAGCTATGCGAAGGCGTCAAGCCTTGGAGCAAAGTCTTCCTCCATGGTTGGCTCCGTCACTGTTGATGCAGGCGCCCTGCGCTGTCGGAAGGGTGTTCAATGCTGA
- the LOC121985810 gene encoding probable pectate lyase 15 isoform X3 — protein sequence MIQNSTARRILGYLSCSTGNPIDDCWRCDPEWHQNRKRLADCGIGFGRNALGGRDGEVYVVTDPGDDDPVNPRPGTLRYAVIQEEPLWIVFERDMVITLTQELIMNSFKTIDGRGANVHIANGACVTIQFVTNIIIHGLHIHDCKPTGNAMVRSSPSHYGWRTMADGDGVSIFGASHIWVDHNSLSNCADGLVDAVMGSTAITISNNYLTHHNEVMLLGHSDSYARDKIMQVTIAYNHFGEGLIQRMPRCRHGYFHVVNNDYTHWEMYAIGGSADPTINSQGNRYLAPTNRFAKEVTKRVDTDSSVWKSWNWRSEGDMLLNGAYFTPSGAGASASYAKASSLGAKSSSMVGSVTVDAGALRCRKGVQC from the exons ATGATACAGAACAGCACAGCTCGCCGCATCCTCGGTTACTTGTCGTGCTCCACTGGCAACCCCATCGACGACTGCTGGCGCTGTGACCCGGAATGGCATCAAAACCGTAAGCGCTTGGCCGATTGCGGGATCGGCTTTGGTCGCAACGCGCTCGGCGGTCGCGACGGTGAGGTCTACGTAGTGACCGACCCCGGGGACGACGACCCTGTGAACCCGCGGCCGGGCACCCTCCGCTACGCCGTCATCCAAGAGGAGCCCCTCTGGATCGTGTTTGAGCGCGACATGGTGATCACCCTCACTCAGGAGCTCATCATGAACAGCTTCAAGACCATCGACGGGCGCGGCGCCAACGTGCACATCGCCAATGGCGCCTGCGTCACCATCCAGTTTGTTACCAACATCATCATTCATGGCCTCCACATCCACGACTGTAAGCCCACCGGCAACGCTATGGTCCGTAGCTCCCCCTCCCACTACGGCTGGCGCACCATGGCCGACGGCGACGGGGTGTCCATCTTCGGGGCCAGCCACATCTGGGTCGACCACAACTCTCTCTCCAACTGCGCCGATGGCCTTGTCGACGCCGTTATGGGTTCCACTGCCATTACCATATCGAACAATTACCTGACCCACCATAACGAG GTGATGCTGTTGGGTCATAGTGATTCTTATGCGAGGGACAAAATTATGCAAGTTACCATCGCCTACAACCATTTTGGAGAAGGTTTAATTCAGAGAATGCCAAG GTGCAGGCACGGCTACTTCCATGTGGTGAACAATGACTACACGCACTGGGAGATGTATGCCATTGGTGGCAGTGCTGATCCGACCATTAACAGCCAAGGCAACAGATACCTTGCTCCGACCAACCGTTTCGCTAAGGAG GTAACCAAGAGAGTTGATACAGATTCAAGTGTGTGGAAGAGTTGGAACTGGAGATCAGAGGGCGACATGCTGCTGAATGGAGCCTACTTCACCCCCTCCGGGGCTGGAGCCTCTGCGAGCTATGCGAAGGCGTCAAGCCTTGGAGCAAAGTCTTCCTCCATGGTTGGCTCCGTCACTGTTGATGCAGGCGCCCTGCGCTGTCGGAAGGGTGTTCAATGCTGA
- the LOC121985810 gene encoding probable pectate lyase 15 isoform X2 produces the protein MGRRLSFLVLGLFVLLIGDTVCASSVAERQAVVGAVDDPDLVASEVHIMIQNSTARRILGYLSCSTGNPIDDCWRCDPEWHQNRKRLADCGIGFGRNALGGRDGEVYVVTDPGDDDPVNPRPGTLRYAVIQEEPLWIVFERDMVITLTQELIMNSFKTIDGRGANVHIANGACVTIQFVTNIIIHGLHIHDCKPTGNAMVRSSPSHYGWRTMADGDGVSIFGASHIWVDHNSLSNCADGLVDAVMGSTAITISNNYLTHHNEVMLLGHSDSYARDKIMQVTIAYNHFGEGLIQRMPRCRHGYFHVVNNDYTHWEMYAIGGSADPTINSQGNRYLAPTNRFAKEVTKRVDTDSSVWKSWNWRSEGDMLLNGAYFTPSGAGASASYAKASSLGAKSSSMVGSVTVDAGALRCRKGVQC, from the exons ATGGGACGCCGCCTATCGTTCCTGGTTCTCGGGCTCTTCGTGCTCCTAATTGGTGACACCGTCTGCGCCTCAAG TGTCGCCGAGCGTCAAGCGGTGGTGGGAGCGGTCGACGATCCGGACCTGGTCGCGTCTGAGGTACACAT AATGATACAGAACAGCACAGCTCGCCGCATCCTCGGTTACTTGTCGTGCTCCACTGGCAACCCCATCGACGACTGCTGGCGCTGTGACCCGGAATGGCATCAAAACCGTAAGCGCTTGGCCGATTGCGGGATCGGCTTTGGTCGCAACGCGCTCGGCGGTCGCGACGGTGAGGTCTACGTAGTGACCGACCCCGGGGACGACGACCCTGTGAACCCGCGGCCGGGCACCCTCCGCTACGCCGTCATCCAAGAGGAGCCCCTCTGGATCGTGTTTGAGCGCGACATGGTGATCACCCTCACTCAGGAGCTCATCATGAACAGCTTCAAGACCATCGACGGGCGCGGCGCCAACGTGCACATCGCCAATGGCGCCTGCGTCACCATCCAGTTTGTTACCAACATCATCATTCATGGCCTCCACATCCACGACTGTAAGCCCACCGGCAACGCTATGGTCCGTAGCTCCCCCTCCCACTACGGCTGGCGCACCATGGCCGACGGCGACGGGGTGTCCATCTTCGGGGCCAGCCACATCTGGGTCGACCACAACTCTCTCTCCAACTGCGCCGATGGCCTTGTCGACGCCGTTATGGGTTCCACTGCCATTACCATATCGAACAATTACCTGACCCACCATAACGAG GTGATGCTGTTGGGTCATAGTGATTCTTATGCGAGGGACAAAATTATGCAAGTTACCATCGCCTACAACCATTTTGGAGAAGGTTTAATTCAGAGAATGCCAAG GTGCAGGCACGGCTACTTCCATGTGGTGAACAATGACTACACGCACTGGGAGATGTATGCCATTGGTGGCAGTGCTGATCCGACCATTAACAGCCAAGGCAACAGATACCTTGCTCCGACCAACCGTTTCGCTAAGGAG GTAACCAAGAGAGTTGATACAGATTCAAGTGTGTGGAAGAGTTGGAACTGGAGATCAGAGGGCGACATGCTGCTGAATGGAGCCTACTTCACCCCCTCCGGGGCTGGAGCCTCTGCGAGCTATGCGAAGGCGTCAAGCCTTGGAGCAAAGTCTTCCTCCATGGTTGGCTCCGTCACTGTTGATGCAGGCGCCCTGCGCTGTCGGAAGGGTGTTCAATGCTGA
- the LOC122011784 gene encoding protein SENSITIVE TO PROTON RHIZOTOXICITY 2-like, producing MIPASSSSAAAAAAAGFHNLYRGMEEILYSPAPSAAAKDGTVSHTLLYGLSVLKNKVQQLESLVGVFLYPNRTADGESVAAGLANTVQEIICAASSLSCTIQQAAASVSTINGELQANAKGGDKSGAMDFTFQESEFEFLAAASGGKAKKQAPREHGKGKAIGSSEDVITSSEAKNRSAYEWEIVELAAADLLAKFTHYCQVCGKGFRREANLRMHMRAHGEEYKSSAALQANPAKGGRDQAAMRKYSCPQAGCRWNRGHAKFQPLKSVVCAKNHYRRSHCPKMYVCKRCSQKQFSVVADLRTHEKHCGDPRWRCSCGTNFSRKDKLLGHVALFVGHSPETSCIRRP from the coding sequence ATGATTCCTGCTAGCTCCtcatccgccgccgccgccgccgccgccggcttCCACAACCTTTACAGAGGTATGGAAGAAATCCTCTACTCTCCGGCGCCGTCCGCAGCCGCGAAGGATGGCACGGTCTCCCATACTCTTCTCTACGGCCTCTCCGTCCTCAAGAACAAGGTGCAGCAGTTGGAGTCCTTGGTCGGCGTCTTCCTGTATCCGAACCGGACCGCCGACGGGGAGTCGGTGGCGGCCGGCCTGGCCAACACGGTTCAAGAAATCATCTGCGCCGCATCCTCTCTCAGTTGCACGATCCAGCAAGCCGCCGCCTCCGTGTCGACCATCAACGGGGAGCTGCAGGCCAACGCGAAGGGCGGCGACAAGTCGGGCGCGATGGATTTCACTTTCCAGGAGAGCGAATTCGAGTTCCTCGCCGCTGCCAGCGGCGGGAAAGCGAAGAAGCAGGCGCCACGTGAGCATGGCAAGGGCAAAGCCATAGGGAGTAGTGAAGACGTGATCACGTCTAGCGAGGCCAAGAACAGGAGCGCGTACGAGTGGGAGATCGTCGAGTTGGCGGCGGCGGATCTGTTGGCGAAGTTCACGCACTACTGCCAAGTGTGCGGGAAGGGGTTCCGGCGGGAGGCGAATCTGCGGATGCACATGCGGGCGCACGGGGAGGAGTACAAGTCGTCGGCGGCGCTGCAGGCGAACCCGGCGAAGGGAGGGAGAGATCAGGCGGCGATGAGGAAGTACTCGTGCCCGCAGGCGGGGTGCAGGTGGAACCGCGGGCACGCCAAGTTCCAGCCGCTCAAGTCGGTGGTGTGCGCGAAGAACCACTACCGGCGGAGCCACTGCCCGAAGATGTACGTGTGCAAGCGGTGCAGCCAGAAGCAGTTCTCGGTGGTGGCGGACCTACGCACGCACGAGAAGCACTGCGGGGACCCGCGGTGGAGGTGCTCCTGCGGGACGAATTTCTCGAGGAAGGACAAGCTTCTGGGGCATGTGGCCCTCTTCGTAGGCCACTCGCCGGAGACGAGTTGCATTCGCCGGCCATAA